tggaaatggtggtggtagtggtgataaggatgatgatgatgatggtaatgatgtTGGTGATAAGGAGGATGAAAAGGATGATTCTACCATTCTTAAGCTTGTGGTGAGtctttatttttgtaattgtAATTGTCATCGTCATCTACATACAAATATAAGTTTGTTAATGTGAATTTGTATTTGAATGCAAATAGAGGGAACAAATGAATCTTTTTGCAAACGCACTGTGTTGCTCGGCCGACAAAGGGGAAGTGTTCGATCCTGACAAGCAACGTCGGTACACTGATTACTGCAGACACGTTGAAAATACCAATTCAAAGAAAATGTTTGCTGAGCTGGCTAAGGAAGATAAGAGGACCAAGAAAACACGTAGCCAACTAGGAAAATAACGTGTTGAACAGGGACAAGGTAGCCATCACCCACTTGATGAACAAGGCAGTAGAGAAGATGGTGGTTCCCCAGTGGGCTGTGCAAATTAGGGTCCTAATAGAAGATGTAAAGTTAGACGATCAGGGAGGTACTAGGGGTTGCTGTCGAAATGAACTTATGTTTTATGTTACTTTTGACTTGAACTTATGTTTCTTAACTTTTCTTAGATGCAACTATTTTGTCCATTAGATACTTGGGGTTTGGTTTGGATGGTTTGTTGAAATTATTTTGCTTTCCTAAGATTTTAGAATGTTGTTTAGAAGTTCTTTGTTTAAATGTTGGCTAGAATGAATAAGGACAATCCATAGGATTAGTTGCACCAATATTCatggcttcctctattaacatctcttcattaaacatccaatccataggattagttgagacaatctcaccatcaacacaatcatgtttgttatttgaagcttcaccaacatcatttcctccatTACAATCACTCATTTCTAAAAACCATAATTTTCCCCACAaaaactcctcttcttcttcttaacacACAAAAAAACTACTCCCCCCTCCCCCTACCCCCCCAATTTTAActcctaaatctgattttaatttaAACAAACTAATTAGCTTAACTTAACAACTTAAATAACACTAATTATTTAGGGGTAATTTGGACATTTAAAAAATATTGGGATAAGGGTTAACCACAAATTGTTATTTCATGGCCCTTTTTGTCTTGTAGTGTGtggcccctaattgtttttagaggcccccaattaaacgaggATTATTAACTGATGCATGATTTTCCTTGTATTTTTTCCGtgtgttcccagccgaactctcagtactggcatgacatgacgatcaatgctcactctcagcagagtagcacgaatctcccgaagtgctagtattgggatgTGCACAAAAAATACTCATACAAGCTACATCTATCTGACAAAGAGATCCACacgttcacacacttttaattaaagttagcgtgatcaaacacacatttatttcttAAAATAAGTCTAGTCTGTTAATGTTGGTCTCAGAAACCATCACGGCCACATAACTTGGCGGAacgatttaacaagcatagcttactcctagCAGGACCATGCAATCACCGTAACAACTACCGGCGGGACCACCAGTCCTCTAGTTGATAGACCGCCATGTTGCTCATTCACAAGCGCTTCAAACGTTGATCCAAACATGAGCGGTTGCGCTGCGTAAAAaccaagctcaaacgagctaagaccgtgaaaaacggtctcaaaagctaACATATCCGttcaactttgccagcctagttggacgacttagatatTCCTGCAGATGATTAAAGAAGTATCAGCATGATCATTGGCGGCCCCGCTTTCCCCTTTAGCAAACGACTTGCCGGCAGCAAACCTATAGGGCGCTAAATCGATTGCCCAAACTCGAGTAAACGCGTCGTAAACAAAGCCCTAGTTTGGGCCGCGACGATACATAGCTGTCGCAGATCGATCATGATCGTCCATCTTTGCCGGCCTAGTTAGACGGCTTGGATCGCATCTCGAGCAACCAAAGAAGTGCCAACATGTTCACTGTTGGCCCAATTTATTCTTTGAACGATCGACTTCTCCATGGCAAGACCAGAACATACTAAATCGTTTTCCCAAAGTAACTTGAACGCActactttgaaaaccctaatttaggtcacGACAGTACATAATTGTCGcagattgatcacaaccatccatattCGCCAACCTAAACGAGCGGCATAGATCTAGATTCAAGTGGTCCCGAAGGTGTTAACGGGATCACTGcggacccacctttacacgtgattgaCCGGCTTATGCAAACTAGGGCTCAATGCcccgaaacgcacgcccaaagagggGAGGGCCACACGctccctaaaccctaaagttgTGTCGATGGCagtatacaactgccgcaaatcatcttgttcatccaacttttctaacctagttggatggtgtggaTTTGTTTTTCGAAAACAAGCAAAGAAACATTATGAAGACCGGCCATCCCTCTTCCACGTGAGGCGATCGGCCAAGAAATGACTTGATCGTAGTGTTctcaaacgatcactcaaaggtggtcgatcatgctatcttctttaagacgcctatccgcgacttattcaatcaggttctaaaacaacgatgcttcatacacatcgattattttgagctgcttaaatgtgatgcttcacatgcatcgaatacatacaatattttatattggcctcataaacaactcagttgtttcacctaatagcaccatgttattctccgcggcgggtcccacgacttgacccacttattcgagacatcaaatcataaactgggggatgcttactgggtattggtctggcggtttacagcgtgcggcatacaacGCGtctattacgagaacgtgtcaggaaaggcggacggttataagtaatgagagtagtgggagaacgtgtgatcagtcattCCTCATACCGAGACGCGATGATCACTACCTTTCGTacaaaacccacttctccactacttcactcCCTCCACTTCCTAGGAGATCAGGGTTGCgatcaaatgacttgtataaatagattttcaatctatttcgaaaaGGAGGActaaagtgttatcaacacaagtagacagaaatcactttctgatacacaagtcataaacaaccacaccttcataattcaacactctgatcttaaacaccttcttcgcttccctccctaagatcaacccttctccttcaccttgtgacctcattgaatctggaacggatgtttcttggtttaggctagagtcttacagatttatTTCTCgtacctaaaagcattcccgtgtagtgcatttattttagggtttgaactcgtttcttaataacacaccccaaattaccaaaaaaacatagaatcagtttttaccccaaaacaactggcgactacagtgggaggttaatatcttggttgcaagatcaatttcgaTTTTTCAATTTTCTTGAATTCGGGAGGGTGTTTTTAGGATTTAAACACATTCTTTAACCCAATTTCGTTTTATTCACAAATCTCAAAACTTCCATTCTGTGATGCATCCTCGCCTGCCAAGCCCTCCGAAAGTCATGAGTGATGGAAGCGCGGAAGACATAGCTGGGGTATTAAGAGATATTCTCGCAAGTCAGGCCGATATCTCCAAACGGAAAAACGAGATGCTTCGTATTTTACGAAGTATAGTAAACCGATTGTGGAAAGAATCTACTAACACCATTAACGATAAAGAGGACATTGGATCTTTATCTGAAGTTCGCGCTTTTACCAGCAGTGATGCAGACAGGATACGTAGTCGTGGATATGAGCCAAAAGGAAACGATCAAAATCCACCCAGCAATGAAGGGACAAAGACGTTTCACAGGGAACATGACTTGCCAGGAGTGACACAACACCTACAAAATAAGAACCAAGGCCCGGCTTACGAGACTCTGTTGGAGAGTATATATCTCAAAACCCTTGCAGAAGTTCAGAGAGCTTTTCAACAGTCCACGCCCCCAACCACAACGACTTTACCAAACAGAGAGGCGccagaagaaggagaaattttCCAAGACCACCACGAAGACAAAAACTTCGCTGATGAACGATACTCAGTTCAACTGCGTCGTAACGCCATTGATGTGGGACCTTCGGGAGGAGTTACACTTCGACAAAACCGCCAAACTAAACGATCTGTATCTATGTCAATGCACACCTCAGCCACGCTCTCGAAACGAGACTCGTATCAAAACCCGCAAGAATTCTCACGACAGCAGCTACAAACACAAGAAAAGCTGGATTCAGAATACCCGCATTTCCCGTTTTCAATGAGAAAGGTTTTGGAGCTATTGGAGGCTTGGGTGCAAGATGAAGTAGTTCAATTACCTCTTGTATGGCGTTCACCGACTGATCAGGAGATGATTGATCCGTGATATTGTCATTACCACAGATTCATCCATCACCCCACCAGTGAGTGCAACGGCCTAAAACGCATTGTCTGGGAGAAAATCAATTCAAGGGAGCTGCACCTATGAACCGAGAATATTTCCTCTCTCCACAAGCCGATGTGTGCTGTTTCACAGGAGAGATCGAATTAGATGGGGACTTTTCATTAGCAGGAGTCATTAGCAGAAGCGTGTTATAACAACCCGTTTTAAGCAATTATCTGGGAAAGCCCAATTTCATTCCGTTGGAATCTCGCCAACAAGTAAGTCTTAAGTCTCGTTAAAAACAATTATTTGTATGAGAAATctttggaaatttactgaggaCTCACAGGCGTCCCATTTTGAGAATGAAGTCATTATTATTCCCAATCTTCATCTTATGTTTCGCTATACATGTTTCCGTTCATgtgatgtttgcaattttcatgCAACATATACAATTTTCTAAGGTACATTACATGCGTTCAAAAATGAGAATGTCTAGAATTTCTATTGACTCGCTCATAATTCTTCTCGGAGAAAACTACTCATGAATTAtcccaaaatcaaattcaaatatcttccatcacttgctagttcaaaaaaaaaaaaaaaaaatcatcaaatcaaaccatgaaAGGAATTCCTCACATCACTCAAAACGCCTAAAAGAGA
This portion of the Papaver somniferum cultivar HN1 chromosome 11, ASM357369v1, whole genome shotgun sequence genome encodes:
- the LOC113322452 gene encoding trishanku-like codes for the protein MTRLAFTTKMARTKAESEKRMAPIKRVVCNDDDDDDGHAGNSGSGRGGGGREDLEIGEEEDEHNNDEEEDDGNGGGSGDKDDDDDGNDVGDKEDEKDDSTILKLVREQMNLFANALCCSADKGEVFDPDKQRRYTDYCRHVENTNSKKMFAELAKEDKRTKKTRSQLGK